TGTTATCAGAGACCGCACAATGTTGCCCATTTGTTTGGCCGCATCTTCGATCTGATCCATTTCGTCGGCAGTGCCCAACGCTCGCTTGAAATCCGGCACAGGGTTCTCTTCTGAAACCGTGCGCTTCGTGTCCTCGCCAAGCAGGGCATCAACATCTAGGCCCGATATGGGCTTGACGGTCTCGCGAGCTCGTCGGCCCTTTGCCTTCGGCGGTACTGCACATTTTGTTAGCATATCAGCCGCCTATTGGATACTGAAGGTGACGTGCCCTTCTTAACGTCTGCTAGTTCAATCAGACTATCTATCCTAGGCTGGACCTTCTCAATTAGGTCTTCCGGGGGTGCTGAAAATCTCAGCAAACTTGCCGGTGTTTCGGGAACGGGTTTATCGGGGTGTGCTGCTCGCATTTTCACGGCATTATTCACTCTGTGAATAGCTGGGTTGAAGGTCTCATCAATCGACGCATACTCGGCCGGGTTCCTGTCTATGTTAGACTTCACCCGTTACATGATGATTCTGAACCTACCCTTCTTCATCCTGACCGTACGTGGCAAGGTCCATGGCATCAACGTAGTCACTCATTGCTTTTGCGAGCTCGTCTGAAGGTAATAAACGGTGTGTTTTTAGCGTCTGGCCACTAACCGTAATAACTCTGTCCAGAGGTGGGAACTGGTAGCTTCGCACATCCTCAGCAAACGGTAAAGGGATATCGTAGAAGCATTCCAATCCGAGTTCAAGCTGGGGTGCCATAAGCACCAACAACGGgtctttgccgtctttggtTACTATGCGTGCTACTGCATATGATTCGAGCTCAAGGAGTGCCCATATAAGCGATGACAGTGCCAGCTCGGATTTGGTGTCGTTTTTCCTTGCGTGCGTAACACACACTTCTCCCATGTTGAGGAACGGCTCGTACTACTACCATTAGCATAATGCTGCAACAAAGCCTGCGGAAATTCTACCTTGGTCCATGGAATAAACCCCACGATCGAAAAGCTTTTCTCTGTTTCTAGCTTCGTAATGTTGTGTTCTGACTCGCTAATGTGTACTGCCGTACGGCCGTACTCGTAACCCTTGGCCAGGGACTCAAACTCAACATCACGCTTTCCACCAGGGGCATCAGGGTCATTGACCTTGTATGTTCTAGCTTGCTTCACAGCAGAAAATTCAATGCCATCCATAGGATCATCCTCCAAGGTTTGTGTTGACTGCGTTGCCTGGTCGGATTTGACCACGACGGTGCTTGCTGTAAGCGGTCGAGCTAGATGCGTCTTGAAATATCGTTCTACATTGATGTTCATTGCTGCAGGAAACTTTTCCGGGTCACCTAGGGTGAGTGCCCCGTCATATGTCTTGTACGGCTTCACGGATTTGACTCGAGGTGTGTCAAGCTCGTCGATTGCCTCGGCCATTGTGGCAAATGTTCCGCCTTCGCATTGATTTATTAAAGCCTTTAGAGTATGTTCACTTGCTGCCTACTAACGTATAAGCAGTAGGGACGCAACTTGGTGAATGAGTCCATGTTACCTTGGTTGGAGGTTTGTCCTCTTCCTTGAAGCCATATGCGGGGTTGTCAAAATCCACGCCCCTATAATAATTAGCCAGGCCGTCGACCATTTCTAGTCATTGGAGGTCATTGACGACTTACAAGACGGTTAGCTTGATACC
The DNA window shown above is from Metarhizium brunneum chromosome 1, complete sequence and carries:
- the KU80 gene encoding ATP-dependent DNA helicase II subunit 2: MADKEATVFILDLGASMAQKHSGREESDLDWAMCYVWDKITDIVAANRKTLCVGVVGLRTDETNNRLQDGDGYENISVIQELSQITMSGLRALKASVKPNETMSGDAVSAIVVAIDLIGTFTKKLKWIRNIVLVTDGQGEMDADDIEDIAKKINDSGIKLTVLGVDFDNPAYGFKEEDKPPTKAASEHTLKALINQCEGGTFATMAEAIDELDTPRVKSVKPYKTYDGALTLGDPEKFPAAMNINVERYFKTHLARPLTASTVVVKSDQATQSTQTLEDDPMDGIEFSAVKQARTYKVNDPDAPGGKRDVEFESLAKGYEYGRTAVHISESEHNITKLETEKSFSIVGFIPWTKYEPFLNMGEVCVTHARKNDTKSELALSSLIWALLELESYAVARIVTKDGKDPLLVLMAPQLELGLECFYDIPLPFAEDVRSYQFPPLDRVITVSGQTLKTHRLLPSDELAKAMSDYVDAMDLATYGQDEEGNPAEYASIDETFNPAIHRVNNAVKMRAAHPDKPVPETPASLLRFSAPPEDLIEKVQPRIDSLIELADVKKVPPKAKGRRARETVKPISGLDVDALLGEDTKRTVSEENPVPDFKRALGTADEMDQIEDAAKQMGNIVRSLITDSFGDSKYAQATECLGVMREELINMDEPEMYNTFARDLKKALLSGALGGDRRDFWFKVRWSRLGLIDQDQSEVSKVTHEEAEEVRAHIVLLE